A region of Paractinoplanes abujensis DNA encodes the following proteins:
- a CDS encoding type I polyketide synthase has protein sequence MGNDEKLLEYLKKVTSELHQTRQRLQEAEHADQEPIAVIAMGCRYPGGVTSPAGLWELVAGGVDAISEFPADRGWDTDQLHDDDPDAAGTSYVREGGFVDDVAGFDPALFGISPREALTMDPQQRMLLELAWETAERAGLDPLSLRGKPVGVFAGSGQQDYEYLLAAAPEAAESYLTTATASAVISGRVSYALGLEGPAATVDTACSSSLVALHLAATALRRRECTMAFAGGVMVMATPAPFVAFSRQRGLAPDGRCKPFSESADGTGWSEGGGLLLLERLADARRHNHPVLAVIRGSAVNSDGASNGLTAPNGPSQQRVIRAALADARLTTAQIDVVEGHGTGTVLGDPIEAQAVIATYGQGRPADRPLWLGSIKSNIGHAQAAAGVGGVIKMIEAIRHGLMPRTLHLTEPSSHVDWTAGHVRLLDREVPWPAGPEPRRAGISSFGVSGTNVHVIVEEAPAPTAPAATDPASAVTNASALTDVSGAEADSADAARIVPLVASARDAQALDAQARQLAEAPGEPLDVAYSAATTRAALDYRRVVLAGAEISGTVSPGALSVLFTGQGSQRAGMGDDLAARFPVFAAAYAAAKVDVIGDIDQTGVAQPSIFAFEVALYRLIESWGIKPDYLAGHSIGEIAAAHVAGVLSLEDAKTLVSARARLMQALPAGGVMVAVAAPEDVVRPLLSDGVDIAAINGPASVVLSGAGDAVGAVGTALDCKSTVLNTSHAFHSHLMEPMLDEFAAAISGLTFHQPSIPVVATGDLTEPAYWVSHVRDTVRFADNVQALLDRGVTTFVEVGPDAILTGLGRQISDDATFIALQHRAKPEEHTLVTGVATAWTRGVDVDWTPLLTGGRRIELPTYPFQHRRYWIEPAPGATADLDAAGADPAGHPLLGAVVPAPGTGGVTLTGRLSLRDQPWLADHRIGGATLFPGTGFVELALRAGRETGCDRVAELTIEAPLVLPGRGGVKVQVIAGAADDQGRRPVAVHSRADAAEPWVCHATGLLAPAADLAAGPSPAADLAAWPPPNAEPIVLDDFYAGLTEAGIGYGPVFQGLRAVWRSGDDVYAEVRLPEGAAPEAYGLHPALLDAALHTVTFSSAGSDQATLPFAWSGVTLGVSGATGLRVRLTPVRPGTVALLVADPAGRPVLAVDSLALRTISAEQLDAAAAQKSLFRIEWTPVPVTPAVDLTLADLEPAAPEEGAWKSGAPEGGTPERGAPGGIAPDGTVPDALVLRSAPGTSPAAVRAATHRALAAVQRWLADERLADTRLLVLTQGAAGQNGEDVTDLAGAAVRGLIRSAQTEHPERIVLADTDGTVEPAVLLALDEPQLLVRDGVAHAARLTRAGRGDDIPAGTFGPTGTVLVTGGTGALGALVAEHLTHAYGVRKLLLTSRRGPDAPGAADLQERLAATGAAVRIVACDLADRDAVKALLDGEDVTGVVHAAGVVDDGAIASLTPERLDVVLRAKADSAAHLDELTRDRPLTAFVLFSSAAAVLGSAGQGNYAAANAYLDALAARRRAAGLPAQSLAWGLWSVGGGMSGELAEADLRRLARAGVSPIGAEQGLRLFDAAGAVDAATVVPVNLDLRALGPAEGAAGAMFRSLVRRPARRAADAAPAVDPLVARLAALPAADRLAALTDLVRERAAATLGHPDTTAVEADRAFNDLGFDSLTAVEFRTGLGESTGLRLPATLVFDHPTPVDVARYLLDELGPGDDTAGPAEDDVRRVLAGIPLGRLRDAGLLDALLELGGVTPAGAAAPAEPDGDDESIDDMDTDALISMALGGLDLDDAHSGMGN, from the coding sequence ATGGGCAACGACGAGAAGCTGCTCGAATACCTCAAGAAAGTCACGTCGGAGCTGCACCAGACCCGCCAGCGGTTGCAGGAGGCCGAGCACGCCGACCAGGAGCCGATCGCCGTGATCGCGATGGGCTGCCGCTACCCCGGCGGGGTCACCTCGCCCGCCGGCCTGTGGGAGCTGGTGGCCGGCGGCGTCGACGCGATCAGCGAGTTCCCCGCCGACCGGGGCTGGGACACCGACCAGCTGCACGACGACGACCCCGACGCGGCGGGCACCAGCTACGTCCGCGAGGGCGGCTTCGTCGACGACGTGGCCGGCTTCGACCCGGCACTGTTCGGCATCTCGCCCCGCGAGGCGCTGACCATGGACCCGCAGCAGCGGATGCTGCTCGAACTGGCCTGGGAGACCGCCGAGCGGGCCGGCCTCGATCCGCTGAGCCTGCGCGGCAAGCCGGTCGGCGTGTTCGCCGGCTCCGGCCAGCAGGACTACGAGTACCTGCTGGCCGCCGCGCCCGAGGCGGCCGAGTCCTACCTGACCACGGCGACCGCCTCCGCGGTCATCTCCGGCCGGGTGTCGTACGCGCTGGGCCTCGAAGGACCGGCCGCGACCGTCGACACGGCCTGCTCGTCGTCGCTGGTCGCCCTGCACCTGGCGGCGACGGCGCTGCGCCGCCGCGAATGCACGATGGCGTTCGCGGGGGGCGTCATGGTGATGGCCACCCCGGCGCCGTTCGTGGCGTTCAGCCGCCAGCGCGGGCTCGCCCCCGACGGCCGGTGCAAGCCGTTCTCGGAGAGCGCCGACGGCACCGGCTGGTCCGAGGGCGGCGGCCTGCTGCTGCTGGAACGGCTGGCCGACGCCCGCCGCCACAACCACCCGGTGCTGGCCGTCATCCGTGGCTCGGCCGTCAACTCCGACGGCGCCAGCAACGGGCTGACCGCCCCCAACGGCCCCTCGCAGCAACGCGTCATCCGGGCCGCGCTGGCCGACGCCCGGCTCACCACCGCCCAGATCGACGTGGTCGAGGGCCACGGCACGGGCACCGTGCTGGGCGACCCGATCGAGGCGCAGGCGGTCATCGCCACCTACGGCCAGGGCCGCCCGGCCGATCGGCCGCTGTGGCTCGGCTCGATCAAGTCCAACATCGGCCACGCCCAGGCCGCGGCGGGTGTCGGCGGCGTGATCAAGATGATCGAGGCCATCCGCCACGGCCTGATGCCGCGCACCCTGCACCTGACCGAGCCGTCCTCCCACGTCGACTGGACCGCCGGCCACGTACGCCTGCTCGACCGCGAGGTCCCGTGGCCCGCCGGCCCGGAGCCGCGCCGCGCCGGCATCTCGTCCTTCGGCGTGAGCGGGACCAACGTCCACGTGATCGTCGAGGAGGCCCCGGCCCCCACCGCGCCGGCCGCCACCGATCCCGCGTCCGCTGTCACCAACGCGTCGGCCCTCACTGACGTGTCGGGCGCCGAGGCCGATTCCGCCGACGCGGCGCGGATCGTGCCCCTGGTGGCCTCGGCGCGTGACGCTCAGGCGCTTGACGCTCAGGCGCGGCAGCTGGCCGAGGCGCCGGGGGAGCCGCTCGACGTGGCCTACTCGGCCGCCACCACCCGAGCGGCCCTCGACTACCGCCGGGTGGTGCTCGCCGGCGCCGAGATCAGCGGGACCGTGTCACCGGGCGCGCTCTCAGTGCTGTTCACCGGCCAGGGCTCGCAGCGGGCCGGCATGGGCGACGACCTCGCCGCGCGATTCCCCGTGTTCGCGGCCGCCTATGCCGCCGCCAAGGTCGATGTCATCGGTGACATCGATCAGACCGGTGTCGCACAGCCGTCAATCTTCGCGTTCGAGGTGGCGTTGTACCGCCTGATCGAGTCCTGGGGCATCAAGCCGGATTACCTGGCCGGGCACTCGATCGGTGAGATCGCCGCCGCCCATGTCGCCGGTGTCCTTTCGCTGGAGGACGCCAAGACGCTCGTGAGCGCGCGGGCCCGGCTGATGCAGGCGTTGCCGGCCGGTGGGGTGATGGTCGCCGTGGCCGCGCCCGAGGACGTGGTTCGGCCCCTGCTGTCCGACGGCGTGGACATCGCCGCGATCAACGGCCCGGCCTCCGTGGTGCTGTCGGGCGCGGGCGACGCCGTCGGAGCGGTGGGGACGGCGCTGGACTGCAAGTCGACGGTGCTGAACACCTCGCACGCCTTCCACTCGCACCTGATGGAGCCGATGCTCGACGAGTTCGCGGCGGCGATCAGCGGCCTGACCTTCCACCAGCCGAGCATCCCCGTGGTGGCCACCGGTGACCTGACCGAGCCGGCCTACTGGGTCAGCCACGTGCGTGACACCGTGCGGTTCGCCGACAACGTGCAAGCGCTCCTCGACCGCGGTGTCACCACTTTCGTGGAGGTCGGCCCGGACGCGATCCTGACCGGCCTGGGCCGTCAGATCAGCGACGACGCCACCTTCATCGCGCTGCAGCACCGCGCCAAGCCCGAGGAACACACCCTTGTCACCGGTGTCGCCACCGCGTGGACCCGCGGCGTAGACGTCGACTGGACCCCGCTGCTCACCGGCGGCCGCCGGATCGAGCTGCCGACCTATCCGTTCCAGCACCGCCGCTACTGGATCGAGCCCGCCCCGGGCGCCACCGCCGACCTCGACGCCGCGGGCGCCGACCCGGCCGGTCACCCGCTGCTGGGTGCGGTCGTGCCCGCACCCGGGACCGGCGGCGTCACCCTCACCGGCCGTCTGTCCCTGCGCGACCAGCCCTGGCTGGCCGACCACCGGATCGGCGGCGCGACGCTCTTCCCCGGCACCGGCTTCGTCGAGCTCGCGCTGCGGGCGGGCCGCGAGACCGGCTGCGACCGCGTCGCCGAGCTGACCATCGAGGCGCCGCTGGTGCTGCCCGGCCGCGGCGGCGTCAAGGTGCAGGTGATCGCGGGCGCCGCCGACGACCAGGGCCGCCGCCCGGTCGCCGTGCACTCCCGGGCCGACGCCGCCGAGCCGTGGGTCTGCCACGCCACCGGCCTGCTCGCCCCGGCCGCCGACCTGGCCGCGGGGCCCTCGCCGGCCGCCGACCTGGCCGCGTGGCCCCCGCCGAATGCCGAGCCGATCGTCCTCGACGACTTCTACGCCGGGCTGACGGAGGCGGGCATTGGCTACGGGCCGGTCTTCCAGGGCCTGCGAGCGGTCTGGCGCTCCGGCGACGACGTCTACGCCGAGGTGCGGCTGCCCGAGGGCGCGGCTCCCGAGGCGTACGGCCTGCATCCGGCCCTGCTCGACGCGGCGCTGCACACTGTCACCTTCTCGAGCGCCGGGAGTGACCAGGCCACCCTCCCGTTCGCCTGGTCGGGCGTGACGCTCGGCGTCTCCGGGGCCACGGGTCTGCGCGTGCGGCTCACCCCGGTCCGGCCGGGCACCGTGGCCCTGCTCGTCGCCGACCCGGCCGGCCGGCCTGTGCTCGCGGTCGACTCCCTGGCCCTGCGCACCATCTCGGCCGAGCAGCTCGACGCCGCGGCCGCTCAGAAGTCGCTGTTCCGCATCGAGTGGACTCCGGTCCCGGTGACGCCGGCCGTCGATCTCACCCTGGCCGACCTGGAGCCGGCGGCGCCGGAAGAAGGCGCGTGGAAGAGTGGCGCGCCGGAAGGAGGCACGCCGGAACGGGGCGCGCCGGGCGGGATCGCACCGGACGGAACCGTCCCGGACGCCCTCGTCCTGCGCAGCGCGCCCGGCACCAGCCCGGCGGCCGTCCGCGCGGCGACCCACCGGGCGCTGGCCGCGGTGCAGCGCTGGCTGGCCGACGAGCGGCTGGCCGACACCCGGCTGCTGGTCCTCACCCAGGGCGCCGCCGGGCAGAACGGTGAGGACGTCACCGACCTGGCCGGCGCCGCCGTGCGTGGCCTGATCCGCTCGGCCCAGACCGAGCACCCGGAGCGGATCGTGCTGGCCGACACCGACGGCACCGTCGAACCGGCCGTGCTGCTGGCCCTGGACGAGCCGCAACTGCTGGTGCGCGACGGCGTGGCCCACGCGGCCCGCTTGACCAGGGCCGGCCGGGGCGACGACATCCCGGCCGGCACCTTCGGCCCCACCGGCACAGTACTTGTCACCGGTGGCACGGGCGCGCTCGGCGCCCTCGTGGCCGAGCACCTGACCCACGCGTACGGGGTCAGGAAGCTCTTGCTGACCAGCCGGCGCGGCCCCGACGCCCCGGGCGCGGCCGACCTGCAGGAGCGACTCGCCGCCACTGGCGCGGCCGTGCGGATCGTCGCGTGCGACCTGGCCGACCGGGACGCGGTGAAAGCCCTGCTGGACGGCGAGGATGTCACCGGTGTCGTGCACGCGGCCGGGGTCGTGGACGACGGCGCCATCGCCTCGCTCACGCCCGAACGGCTGGACGTCGTGCTGCGGGCCAAGGCGGACAGCGCCGCCCACCTGGACGAGCTGACCCGGGACCGGCCGCTCACCGCGTTCGTGCTGTTCTCCTCGGCCGCCGCCGTGCTCGGCTCGGCCGGGCAGGGCAACTACGCCGCGGCCAACGCCTACCTGGACGCGCTGGCCGCCCGCCGCCGGGCCGCCGGACTGCCGGCCCAGTCGCTGGCCTGGGGCCTGTGGAGCGTCGGCGGCGGCATGTCGGGCGAGCTGGCCGAGGCCGACCTGCGCCGGCTGGCCCGGGCCGGGGTCAGCCCGATCGGCGCCGAGCAGGGCCTGCGGTTGTTCGACGCGGCCGGCGCCGTGGACGCGGCCACTGTCGTACCGGTCAACCTGGACCTGCGCGCGCTCGGCCCGGCCGAGGGCGCGGCGGGCGCAATGTTCCGCTCGCTGGTCCGCCGCCCGGCCCGGCGTGCGGCCGACGCCGCCCCGGCCGTCGACCCGCTCGTGGCCCGGCTGGCCGCGCTGCCCGCCGCGGATCGGCTGGCCGCGCTCACCGACCTCGTCCGCGAGCGGGCCGCGGCCACGCTCGGGCACCCCGACACCACCGCCGTGGAGGCCGACCGGGCCTTC
- a CDS encoding type I polyketide synthase: MANDDKLRDYLKRATAELQQTRKRLQEAEERPHEPIAIVATSCRFPGGVDTPEGLWDLVVSGRDGITDFPVNRGWPTDLYDPEPATPGKTYSTKGGFLHDAGDFDADFFKISPREAAGTDPQQRLLLETSWEAFERAGIDPQSLRGSRVGVFAGVVYHDYGVGGSTGGLASVVSGRVAYALGLEGAAVTVDTACSSSLVALHFALQALRSGECSLALAGGVTVMSTPASFIGFSQQRGLAPDGHCKAFADAADGTGWGEGAGLLLLERLSEARRHGHPVLAVVRGSAINSDGASNGLTAPNGPSQQRVIEAALASAGLRPADVDAIEGHGTGTVLGDPIEAQALLATYGQGRPAGRPLRLGSIKSNIGHAQAAAGVSGIIKMVEAIRHGVLPPTLHVDAPSSVVDWTAGDIKLLTEAEPWPDTGHARRAGVSSFGLSGTNAHIILEQAPAVAAVPPTRREGIVPVGVSARTPEALTAQLSRWHAHLADRPELTLPDVAWTSFTGRAALAHRTVLLPASSEELLAGLAAERRPVTGTVTPGPLAVLFTGQGSQRAGMGSELAARFPVFASAYAAARVDVVGDIDQTGVAQPSIFAFEVALYRLIESWGIKPDYVAGHSIGEIAAAHVSGVLSLGDAKTLVSVRARLMQALPAGGVMVAVAAAEASVRPLLTAGVDIAAVNGPESVVLSGGEGAVQAVVDALGVKATRLKTSHAFHSYLMEPMLADFAAAIGGLTFHQPAIPVVATGDLTEPGYWVRHVRETVRFADNVTELLDRGVSTFLEVGPDAILTGLGKQISDDAAFIALQHRSKPEEHTLVTGVATAWTRGTEVTWTAVLGEGHQVDLPTYAFQRSTYWAAEEPVVAADPAEAGFWESIEQQDVAALSARLDLDPAALGAVLPALSTLRAEHRERATVDSWRYRLTWTAIPEPADLTRTGTWLVVAPALPAAAELTLETVKELTRLGNTVLQLNLADPGRAGLADQLRAAGDLIGVVSLLALDTEPHPGHPTLSRGAAHTVTLVQALGDAGVTGSLWFVTQQAMALDGDRTPVDPAQARLWGLATGLALDLPATWGGLVDLPAGADDTDVRRMATAVLSAGGEDQLLVRPGGLHARRLVTASTGAAPGRRQWRPRGTVLVTGGTGGIGGHLARWLAAEGAEHLVLASRRGRDAAGAPELEAELAALGTEVTFAACDIADRDAVAALLAAIPADRPLRTVVHAAGLAQRVAGLDELDLAEFAAVGQAKIAGAEHLDELLADHDLDAFVLFSSGSAVWGSGGQTAYGSANSYLDALAVRRRQLGRPATAVAWGAWRTGMVDDELAGHMRRLGAPAMPPELALAGLRQALDQDDTTVVVADFDWDRFAPTYTMARRRPLLDELPAVRAALADTRPEGGAAQELAARLAPLPAAEQLRVVLDLVREQVAEILGHDGAGAVEPGRAFDDLGFDSVSAVDLRSRLGTATGEKLPTTLIFDYATPAALAEHLHGRLTAGGGDVLADLDRLEQAAGTLTAEQIDRDRITARLQAVLTRLTAVAGAGDTGVGDRIDAASAEDVFAFIDQELGLN; encoded by the coding sequence ATGGCTAACGACGACAAGCTCCGCGACTACCTCAAGCGCGCCACCGCCGAGCTGCAGCAGACCCGCAAGCGGCTGCAGGAGGCCGAGGAACGCCCGCACGAACCGATCGCCATCGTCGCCACGAGCTGCCGGTTCCCGGGCGGGGTGGACACACCGGAGGGGCTCTGGGACCTCGTCGTCTCGGGCCGCGACGGCATCACCGACTTCCCGGTCAACCGGGGCTGGCCGACCGACCTCTACGACCCCGAGCCGGCCACCCCGGGCAAGACCTACTCGACCAAGGGCGGCTTCCTGCACGACGCCGGTGACTTCGACGCCGACTTCTTCAAGATCAGCCCGCGGGAGGCGGCCGGCACCGACCCGCAGCAGCGGCTGCTGCTGGAGACCTCGTGGGAGGCCTTCGAGCGGGCCGGCATCGACCCGCAGTCGCTGCGCGGCAGCCGGGTCGGCGTCTTCGCCGGCGTGGTCTATCACGACTACGGCGTGGGCGGCAGCACCGGCGGGCTGGCCAGCGTGGTCTCCGGCCGGGTGGCGTACGCGCTGGGGCTGGAGGGCGCGGCCGTCACGGTCGACACCGCCTGCTCCTCGTCGCTGGTCGCGCTGCATTTCGCCCTGCAGGCGCTGCGTTCCGGCGAATGCTCGCTGGCCCTGGCCGGTGGGGTCACCGTGATGTCCACCCCGGCCTCGTTCATCGGCTTCAGCCAGCAGCGCGGCCTGGCCCCGGACGGGCACTGCAAGGCGTTCGCCGACGCCGCCGACGGCACCGGCTGGGGCGAAGGCGCCGGTCTGCTGCTGCTCGAACGGCTCTCCGAGGCCCGCCGCCACGGCCACCCGGTGCTGGCCGTGGTGCGCGGCTCGGCGATCAACTCCGACGGCGCCAGCAACGGGCTGACCGCCCCCAACGGCCCGTCCCAGCAGCGCGTCATCGAGGCGGCGCTGGCCTCCGCGGGGCTGCGCCCGGCCGACGTGGACGCGATCGAGGGACACGGCACCGGCACCGTGCTGGGCGACCCCATCGAGGCGCAGGCGCTGCTGGCCACCTACGGGCAGGGCCGGCCGGCGGGACGACCGCTGCGGCTCGGCTCGATCAAGTCGAACATCGGGCACGCCCAGGCCGCGGCCGGGGTCAGCGGCATCATCAAGATGGTCGAGGCGATCCGGCACGGCGTGCTGCCGCCGACGCTGCACGTCGACGCGCCGTCCTCGGTGGTGGACTGGACCGCCGGTGACATCAAGCTGCTGACCGAGGCCGAGCCGTGGCCCGACACCGGGCACGCCCGGCGCGCGGGCGTCTCGTCCTTCGGGCTCAGCGGCACCAACGCGCACATCATTCTCGAGCAGGCCCCGGCGGTGGCGGCGGTGCCGCCGACCCGGCGCGAGGGGATCGTGCCGGTGGGGGTTTCGGCCCGTACGCCGGAGGCCCTCACCGCGCAGCTCTCGCGGTGGCACGCGCACCTTGCGGACCGGCCCGAGCTCACCCTGCCCGACGTGGCCTGGACGTCGTTCACGGGGCGGGCCGCGCTGGCGCACCGGACCGTGCTGCTGCCTGCCTCGTCCGAGGAACTGCTGGCCGGTCTGGCCGCCGAGCGCCGGCCGGTCACGGGCACGGTGACGCCCGGTCCGCTGGCCGTGTTGTTCACCGGTCAGGGGTCGCAGCGGGCCGGGATGGGTTCGGAGCTGGCGGCCCGGTTCCCGGTGTTCGCTTCCGCCTATGCCGCGGCTCGGGTGGATGTCGTGGGTGACATCGATCAGACGGGGGTGGCGCAGCCGTCGATCTTCGCGTTCGAGGTGGCGTTGTACCGGCTGATCGAGTCGTGGGGGATCAAGCCGGACTATGTGGCGGGGCATTCGATCGGTGAGATCGCGGCCGCGCATGTGTCCGGTGTTCTGTCGTTGGGGGACGCCAAGACTCTGGTTTCCGTACGGGCCCGGTTGATGCAGGCGTTGCCGGCCGGTGGGGTGATGGTGGCTGTCGCCGCCGCTGAAGCGTCGGTTCGCCCGTTGCTGACCGCGGGGGTGGACATCGCCGCGGTCAACGGCCCGGAGTCGGTCGTGTTGTCCGGTGGCGAAGGAGCCGTGCAGGCGGTCGTGGACGCGCTGGGTGTGAAGGCGACGCGGCTCAAGACCTCGCACGCGTTCCACTCGTATCTGATGGAGCCGATGCTGGCGGACTTCGCGGCCGCTATCGGCGGGCTGACGTTCCACCAGCCGGCCATCCCCGTCGTGGCCACCGGTGACCTGACTGAGCCGGGCTACTGGGTGCGGCACGTGCGCGAGACCGTGCGGTTCGCCGACAACGTGACCGAGTTGCTGGACCGCGGTGTCTCGACCTTCCTGGAGGTCGGGCCGGACGCGATCCTGACCGGGCTCGGCAAGCAGATCAGCGACGACGCGGCGTTCATCGCGTTGCAGCACCGCAGCAAGCCCGAGGAGCACACGCTTGTCACCGGTGTCGCGACGGCGTGGACCCGTGGCACCGAGGTCACGTGGACGGCCGTGCTCGGCGAGGGCCACCAGGTCGACCTGCCCACGTACGCGTTCCAGCGCAGCACCTACTGGGCCGCCGAGGAACCGGTGGTCGCGGCCGACCCCGCCGAGGCCGGCTTCTGGGAGTCGATCGAACAGCAGGACGTCGCCGCGCTCTCGGCCCGGCTCGACCTCGACCCGGCCGCGCTCGGCGCCGTGCTCCCGGCGCTGTCCACGCTGCGGGCCGAGCACCGCGAGCGGGCCACCGTGGACAGCTGGCGCTACCGGCTCACCTGGACCGCGATCCCCGAGCCGGCCGACCTCACCCGTACGGGAACCTGGCTGGTCGTCGCACCCGCCCTCCCGGCCGCCGCCGAGCTCACCCTGGAGACCGTCAAGGAGCTGACCCGGCTCGGCAACACGGTGCTCCAGCTCAACCTGGCCGACCCCGGCCGCGCCGGCCTGGCCGACCAGCTGCGGGCGGCGGGCGACCTGATCGGCGTGGTGTCGCTGCTCGCGCTGGACACCGAACCGCACCCCGGCCACCCCACCCTGAGCCGCGGCGCCGCCCACACCGTCACGCTGGTGCAGGCGCTCGGCGACGCGGGGGTCACCGGCTCCCTGTGGTTCGTGACCCAGCAGGCCATGGCGCTGGACGGCGACCGGACCCCGGTCGACCCGGCCCAGGCGCGGCTGTGGGGCCTGGCCACCGGTCTCGCGCTGGACCTGCCCGCCACCTGGGGCGGCCTGGTCGACCTGCCGGCCGGCGCCGATGACACCGATGTCCGGCGGATGGCCACGGCGGTGCTCTCGGCCGGCGGCGAGGACCAGCTGCTCGTCCGGCCCGGCGGACTGCACGCCCGCCGGCTGGTCACCGCGTCCACCGGCGCCGCCCCCGGCCGCCGGCAGTGGCGGCCCCGCGGCACCGTGCTCGTCACCGGGGGCACCGGCGGCATCGGCGGCCACCTGGCCCGCTGGCTCGCCGCCGAGGGTGCCGAACACCTGGTGCTGGCCAGCCGCCGCGGCCGCGACGCCGCCGGGGCGCCCGAGCTCGAGGCCGAGCTGGCCGCGCTCGGCACCGAGGTCACCTTCGCGGCCTGCGACATCGCCGACCGGGACGCGGTGGCCGCGCTGCTGGCCGCGATCCCGGCCGACCGGCCGCTGCGCACGGTGGTGCACGCGGCCGGGCTGGCCCAGCGGGTGGCCGGCCTGGACGAGCTCGACCTGGCCGAGTTCGCCGCGGTCGGGCAGGCCAAGATCGCCGGCGCCGAGCACCTCGACGAACTGCTGGCCGATCACGACCTGGACGCGTTCGTGCTGTTCTCGTCGGGCTCGGCCGTGTGGGGCAGCGGCGGGCAGACCGCGTACGGCAGTGCCAACTCCTACCTCGACGCCCTCGCCGTGCGCCGCCGGCAGCTCGGCCGCCCGGCCACCGCCGTGGCGTGGGGCGCGTGGCGCACCGGCATGGTCGACGACGAGCTGGCCGGCCACATGCGCCGGCTCGGCGCGCCCGCCATGCCGCCCGAGCTGGCCCTGGCCGGTCTGCGGCAGGCCCTCGACCAGGACGACACCACGGTGGTGGTGGCCGACTTCGACTGGGACCGGTTCGCGCCCACCTACACCATGGCCCGCCGCCGGCCGCTGCTCGACGAGCTGCCCGCCGTGCGTGCGGCGCTGGCCGACACCCGGCCCGAGGGCGGCGCCGCGCAGGAGCTGGCGGCCCGGCTGGCCCCGCTGCCCGCCGCCGAGCAGCTGCGGGTCGTGCTCGACCTGGTGCGCGAACAGGTCGCGGAGATCCTCGGGCACGACGGCGCGGGCGCCGTCGAACCCGGCCGGGCCTTCGACGACCTCGGCTTCGACTCGGTGTCCGCGGTGGACCTGCGGTCCCGGCTCGGCACGGCCACCGGCGAGAAGCTGCCGACCACGCTGATCTTCGACTACGCCACGCCGGCCGCGCTGGCCGAGCACCTGCACGGACGGCTGACCGCGGGCGGCGGGGACGTCCTGGCCGACCTGGACCGGCTCGAACAGGCCGCCGGCACGCTCACCGCCGAACAGATCGACCGGGACCGGATCACCGCCCGGCTGCAGGCGGTGCTGACCCGGCTGACCGCGGTCGCGGGCGCCGGGGACACCGGTGTCGGGGACCGGATCGACGCGGCCTCGGCCGAGGACGTCTTCGCCTTCATCGACCAAGAACTCGGCCTGAACTAG